A part of Entelurus aequoreus isolate RoL-2023_Sb linkage group LG03, RoL_Eaeq_v1.1, whole genome shotgun sequence genomic DNA contains:
- the LOC133646113 gene encoding oocyte zinc finger protein XlCOF6-like, translated as MCERSTAEYEEERSSTKQHQLLDAVLKKHQLVLLRTDIHQLIEPQETCLPHLQGGSFTLEDEYPQPPNVKEEGEDQQPPNIKEESEDSQHSHVNEVKEHIQTPYIKKEEGQEEADPTKFPLTVVSVKTEDHQEKPPESSQLHHSPNVCEEHFHEHQKWTSRMKQEEPQPPHIKEEEEQHPPHFKEEEEEPQHPHIKKEGEEHSISQEDTHLDGLEDVGVPNMSPLTGVTGKSEDEFKGDDKDSKADILTCDTDHTHFQCCHCDKTFNRQHNMKRHMKIHFREKHITCSICSKGFTQKSDLKKHMRTHTEEKHISCSICGKSFTQNANLKRHMKIHTGEKHFSCSICGKGFTQKSDLETHARTHTGETPFICSICGKRFTQRQCLQVHTRTHTGETPFTCSICSKSFTQNANLKRHMKIHSGEKHFACSVCGKGFTQKSDLKIHTRTHTGEKHISCSICGKRFTQKGHLKIHMSTHTGEKLFSCSICSKGFTQNANLKRHMKIHTAENPFACSKCNKSFSEQANLVLHMRIHDGDKPFMCSHCDKTFKYRCHLKRHTRIHAGEKKRFCSIFSEGFPENKDLQRHTRTHTGEKPFICGKRFCVKQNLKRLHTSEKPYTCSGCNKSFSLRTNLLVHMRIHTRDKPFMCSICNKRFIRKIDLIVHKRRHTGEKPFICSVCGRGFVRHPYLKKHMRTHSGKKTYSCSRFNKGFTERQSLVRHLRNYRSKKQCAGDNSN; from the exons atgtgcgaaagaagtACAGCGGAGTACGAGGAAGAACGTTCTTCAACAAAACAACaccaactactggacgctgttttaaagAAGCATCAACTTGTCTTActcagaacag ACATCCATCAGCTGATTGAACCTCAAGAAACATGTCTCCCTCATTTGCAGGGGGGAAGCTTCACTTTGGAGGACGAGTATCCACAGCCCCCCAATGTCAAAGAGGAAGGAGAGGATCAACAGCCCCCTAATATTAAAGAGGAAAGCGAGGATTCACAGCATTCCCATGTTAATGAAGTAAAGGAGCATATACAGACCCCCtacataaaaaaagaagaagggcaggaggaggctgatcccACCAAGTTTCCATTGaccgttgtctctgtgaagaccgaAGACCATCAAGAGAAACCACCCGAGTcatcacagcttcatcacagtccaa ATGTCTGTGAAGAACATTTCCATGAGCACCAGAAGTGGACCTCCAGGATGAAGCAGGAGGAGCCACAACCCCCACAcatcaaagaggaagaggagcAACACCCCccacattttaaagaggaagaggaggagcctcAGCACCCGCACATTAAAAAAGAAggggaggaacacagcatcagtcaggaggatACGCATCTTGATGGACTGGAGGATGTTGGTGTCCCCAATATGTCCCCATTGACTGGTGTCACTGGGAAGAGTGAAGACGAGTTCAAAGGTGATGATAAAGATTCTAAAGCTGATATATTGACATGTGACACTGACCACACACACTTTCAATGCtgtcactgtgacaaaacttttaatCGCCAACATAATATGAAAAGACACATGAAAATACACTTTCGAGAAAAACACATTACGTGTTCgatctgtagtaaaggttttacacaaaaaagtgatttgaaaaaacacatgagaacacacactgaggAAAAACacatttcctgttcaatctgtggtaaaagttttacacAAAATGCTaatctgaaaagacacatgaaaatacacactggagaaaaacatttttcgtgttcaatctgtggtaaaggtttcacACAAAAAAGTGATTTGGAAACACACGCGAGGACACACACCGGAGAAACCCCTTtcatctgttcaatctgtgggaAACGTTTTACACAAAGGCAGTGTTTGCAAGtacacacgagaacacacaccggagaaacCCCTTTTACCTGTTCGATCTGTAGTAAAAGTTTTACACAAAATGCGaatctgaaaagacacatgaaaATACACAGTGGGGAAAAACATTTTGCatgttcagtctgtggtaaaggtttcacACAAAAAAGTGATTTGAAAAtacacacgagaacacacactggagaaaaacacatttcctgttcaatctgtggtaaacgTTTTACACAAAAAGGtcatttgaaaatacacatgagcaCACATACTGGAGAAAAActgttttcctgttcaatctgtagtaaaggttttacacaaaatgctaatctgaaaagacacatgaaaatacacactgctgaaaatcCTTTCGCCTGTTCAAAATGCAACAAAAGCTTTTCGGAACAAGCAAACCTTGTACTGCACATGAGAATACACGACGGGGacaaaccattcatgtgctctcactgtgacaaaacttttaaataccgCTGTCATCTGAAAAGGCACACGAGAATACACGCAGGTGAAAAAAAACGGTTCTGTTCAATTTTTAGTGAGGGTTTTCCAGAAAATAAAGATTTGCAAAGACACAcgagaacgcacactggagaaaaacctttcatttGCGGTAAAAGATTCTGTGTGAAGCAAAATTTAAAAAGACTACACACTAGTGAAAAACCTTATACCTGTTCAGGGTGCAACAAAAGCTTTTCTCTACGAACAAACCTtctagtacacatgagaatacacacccgagataaaccattcatgtgctcaatTTGTAATAAAAGATTCATTCGGAAGATAGACTTGATAGTACACAAAAGAAGAcatactggtgaaaaaccttttatttgTTCAGTGTGTGGTAGAGGTTTTGTACGACATCCATATTTgaaaaaacacatgagaacacacagtggtaaaaaaacatATTCCTGTTCAAGGTTCAACAAAGGTTTTACTGAACGACAATCACTTGTAAGACACCTGAGAAATTACCGGAGTAAGAAACAGTGTGCCGGTGATAACAGTAATTAA